From the Pedobacter cryoconitis genome, one window contains:
- a CDS encoding Crp/Fnr family transcriptional regulator yields the protein MISDFLKNFGILTTAEIEDFLHLGTIRNLQKGEFFISEGKSCKEVAFIKSGILRSFFTPESGEEITYCITFPNTLMTAYSSFITSLPTLENIQAVAPCELLIIKKAAIDQLSKSSLNWVTFFKIIAEQQYIELEKRLFLFQKEKAKKRYMDLLENQPAYVQQIPLQYLASYLGITPRHLSRLRKEIVF from the coding sequence ATGATTAGTGATTTTTTAAAAAACTTCGGGATATTAACAACTGCTGAAATCGAAGACTTCCTTCATCTTGGCACAATAAGAAATCTTCAGAAGGGGGAATTTTTTATCAGCGAAGGAAAGTCATGCAAAGAAGTCGCCTTCATTAAAAGCGGGATATTACGTTCTTTTTTCACCCCTGAATCGGGAGAAGAAATCACTTATTGCATTACCTTCCCTAATACTTTAATGACCGCCTATTCGTCATTTATTACTTCACTTCCTACTTTGGAAAACATACAGGCAGTAGCTCCCTGTGAATTATTGATTATAAAAAAGGCAGCCATAGATCAACTATCAAAGTCCAGCTTAAACTGGGTCACCTTCTTCAAAATTATTGCAGAGCAGCAGTATATAGAACTGGAGAAACGCTTATTTCTTTTCCAAAAGGAGAAAGCAAAAAAGCGGTACATGGACCTGCTGGAAAATCAGCCGGCTTATGTGCAGCAAATCCCGTTACAGTACCTTGCTTCCTACCTTGGAATTACTCCAAGACATCTTAGCCGTTTAAGAAAAGAGATTGTTTTTTAG
- a CDS encoding NAD(P)H-dependent oxidoreductase, whose translation MKKNILIINGHPNKESFNYALANAYQQGALKSGAQAELIHIGELNFNPNLQYGYSKRMDLEPDLLASLEKIKKADHLVWVHPVWWGGLPAIMKGFIDRLFLPGIAYQYRENSVWWDKLLTGKTARIITTIDQPAWYYWIFYGNPSVNQLKKSTLEFCGIKPVAVTYIGIMKTSVEKQRAQWIAKIYQLGEKHK comes from the coding sequence ATGAAGAAGAATATTCTGATTATCAACGGGCATCCCAATAAAGAAAGTTTTAATTATGCTTTAGCAAACGCCTATCAGCAAGGTGCACTCAAGTCTGGTGCACAAGCGGAGCTTATCCATATTGGCGAACTGAATTTCAATCCTAACCTGCAATATGGCTATTCGAAAAGGATGGATTTAGAACCAGATTTGCTCGCCAGCCTGGAAAAGATTAAAAAAGCAGATCACCTGGTTTGGGTCCACCCCGTATGGTGGGGAGGTTTACCTGCAATCATGAAAGGTTTTATTGACCGGTTATTTCTGCCAGGTATCGCATATCAATACAGAGAAAACTCTGTTTGGTGGGATAAATTACTGACTGGAAAAACTGCCCGGATTATTACAACCATAGATCAGCCCGCCTGGTATTACTGGATATTTTACGGAAATCCCAGCGTAAACCAATTAAAGAAAAGCACTTTGGAATTTTGTGGTATCAAACCGGTTGCAGTTACCTATATCGGGATCATGAAAACCTCAGTCGAAAAACAAAGAGCACAATGGATAGCGAAGATCTATCAATTAGGTGAAAAACATAAATAA